A portion of the Bacteroides faecium genome contains these proteins:
- a CDS encoding ribonuclease Z: MEKFELHILGCGSALPTTRHFATSQVVNLREKLFMIDCGEGAQMQLRRSRLKFSRLNHIFISHLHGDHCFGLLGLISTFGLLGRTADLHIHSPKGLEELFAPMLAFFCKMLSYKVFFHEFETKEPTLIYDDRSVAVTTIPLKHRIPCCGFLFEEKQRPSHIIRDMVDFYKVPVYELNRIKNGADFLTPEGEVIPNSRLTRPSAPARKYAYCSDTIYRPVIAEQIRNVDLLFHEATFAQGEEIRAKETYHTTAAQAAQLALDADVRQLVIGHFSARYEDESILLNEASAIFPQTILAKENLCIDVDGGIAYEK, encoded by the coding sequence TATTAGGGTGCGGCTCCGCTTTGCCTACCACACGACATTTTGCGACTTCCCAAGTCGTCAACCTGCGCGAAAAACTATTTATGATTGATTGTGGGGAAGGTGCTCAGATGCAATTACGTCGTTCCCGGCTGAAATTTTCCCGATTGAACCATATCTTTATCTCTCATTTGCATGGCGACCATTGTTTTGGCCTGTTAGGACTGATTTCAACATTCGGTCTGTTGGGAAGGACAGCCGATTTGCATATCCATTCCCCGAAAGGACTTGAAGAGTTATTTGCACCGATGCTTGCCTTCTTCTGTAAGATGCTGTCTTATAAGGTGTTCTTTCATGAATTCGAAACGAAGGAACCGACCCTTATTTATGACGACCGTTCAGTAGCCGTAACTACAATTCCTTTGAAGCACCGTATTCCCTGTTGCGGCTTCCTTTTTGAAGAAAAACAACGTCCCAGTCATATTATCAGAGACATGGTAGACTTTTATAAAGTCCCCGTCTATGAGCTGAACCGTATCAAAAACGGAGCTGATTTTCTTACTCCCGAAGGAGAGGTAATCCCTAATTCACGCCTGACCCGACCTTCGGCTCCGGCACGAAAATATGCTTATTGCTCCGATACAATTTATCGTCCGGTGATTGCGGAGCAAATCAGGAATGTAGACCTGCTTTTCCATGAAGCGACTTTTGCGCAGGGAGAGGAGATACGGGCGAAAGAAACTTACCATACAACGGCAGCACAAGCAGCGCAACTTGCCTTGGATGCTGATGTAAGGCAATTGGTGATCGGACATTTTTCCGCCCGCTATGAGGATGAGTCTATTTTGCTCAATGAAGCATCCGCCATTTTCCCGCAAACAATTTTAGCGAAAGAGAATTTATGTATCGACGTTGATGGAGGAATTGCATATGAAAAGTAA